One Anas platyrhynchos isolate ZD024472 breed Pekin duck chromosome 2, IASCAAS_PekinDuck_T2T, whole genome shotgun sequence DNA segment encodes these proteins:
- the EGFR gene encoding epidermal growth factor receptor isoform X2 produces the protein MGGRSPPGAAVLVLLLLLECVALCFAVEEKKVCQGTNNKLTQLGHVEDHFTSLQRMYNNCEVVLSNLEITYVEHNRDLSFLKTIQEVAGYVLIALNMVDVIPLENLQIIRGNVLYDNSFALAVLSNYHMNKTQGLRELPMKRLSEILNGGVKISNNPKLCNMDTVLWNDIIDTSRKPLTVLDFASNLSTCPKCHPNCTEDHCWGAGEQNCQTLTKVICAQQCSGRCRGKVPSDCCHNQCAAGCTGPRESDCLACRKFRDDATCKDTCPPLVLYNPTTYQMDVNPDGKYSFGATCVRECPHNYVVTDHGSCVRSCNTDTYEVEENGVRKCKKCDGLCSKVCNGIGIGELKGILSINATNIDSFKNCTKINGDVSILPVAFLGDAFTKTLPLDPKKLDVFKTVKEISGFLLIQAWPDNATDLYAFENLEIIRGRTKQHGQYSLAVVNLKIQSLGLRSLKEISDGDVAIMKNKNLCYADSMNWHSLFATQSQKTKIIQNRNKNECAAERHVCDPLCSDVGCWGPGPFHCFSCRFFGRQKECVKQCNILQGEPREFERDSKCLPCHPECLVQNSTAYNATCTGPGPDHCMKCAHFIDGPHCVKTCPAGVLGENDTLVWKYADANSVCQLCHPNCTRGCKGPGLEGCPNGSKIPSIAAGVVGGLLCLVVVGLGIGLYLRRRHIVRKRTLRRLLQERELVEPLTPSGEAPNQAHLRILKETEFKKVKVLGSGAFGTVYKGLWIPEGEKVKIPVAIKELREATSPKANKEILDEAYVMASVDNPHVCRLLGICLTSTVQLITQLMPYGCLLDYIREHKDNIGSQYLLNWCVQIAKGMNYLEERRLVHRDLAARNVLVKTPQHVKITDFGLAKLLGADEKEYHAEGGKVPIKWMALESILHRIYTHQSDVWSYGVTVWELMTFGSKPYDGIPASEISSVLEKGERLPQPPICTIDVYMIMVKCWMIDADSRPKFRELIAEFSKMARDPPRYLVIQGDERMHLPSPTDSKFYRTLMEEEDMEDIVDADEYLVPHQGFFNSPSTSRTPLLSSLSATSNNSATTCIDRNGGHPVREDSFVQRYSSDPTGNFLEDSIDDGFLPAPEYVNQLMPKKPSTAMVQNPIYNNICLTANSKLPTDSSYQNSHSTAVDNPEYLNTNQSPLAKTVFESSPYWIQSGNHQINLDNPDYQQDFLPKETKPNGLLKVPAAENPEYLRVAAPKSEYIEASA, from the exons GAGGCAATGTGCTATACGACAATTCTTTTGCCCTGGCAGTTTTATCCAACTACCACATGAATAAAACCCAGGGACTTCGAGAGCTACCGATGAAACGGCTATCAG AAATTCTCAATGGAGGTGTTAAAATCAGCAACAACCCCAAACTGTGTAACATGGACACCGTCCTATGGAATGACATCATTGACACAAGCAGAAAGCCTCTCACAGTACTTGATTTTGCAAGCAACCTGTCTACTT GTCCAAAATGCCATCCGAACTGCACAGAGGACCACTGCTGGGGTGCTGGTGAACAGAACTGCCAGACAT TAACAAAAGTCATCTGTGCTCAGCAGTGCTCTGGCCGGTGCCGGGGAAAGGTGCCCAGTGACTGCTGCCACAACCAGTGTGCTGCAGGGTGCACAGGGCCTCGGGAGAGCGACTGCCTG GCATGCCGCAAGTTTCGGGATGATGCTACGTGCAAGGACACGTGTCCCCCGTTGGTCCTGTATAACCCCACCACCTATCAGATGGATGTCAACCCTGATGGAAAGTACAGCTTTGGAGCCACTTGTGTGAGGGAATGTCCAC ACAACTATGTGGTGACAGACCATGGCTCCTGCGTTCGTTCATGCAATACTGATACTTATGAAGTGGAAGAAAATGGTGTTCGGAAGTGTAAAAAGTGTGACGGGCTATGCAGCAAAG TGTGCAATGGCATCGGAATAGGTGAACTGAAAGGGATTCTCTCCATAAATGCCACAAACATTGATTCCTTCAAAAACTGTACAAAGATCAATGGGGATGTCAGCATTCTCCCAGTTGCGTTTCTAGG gGATGCCTTCACAAAGACACTGCCCCTTGACCCTAAGAAGCTCGATGTCTTCAAAACAGTCAAAGAAATATCAG gaTTTTTGTTGATTCAGGCGTGGCCTGATAACGCTACTGATCTctatgcttttgaaaatctggaGATTATCCGGGGCCGCACCAAGCAGCA TGGCCAGTATTCCCTTGCTGTTGTCAATTTGAAAATACAGTCCTTAGGGCTGCGCTCCCTCAAGGAAATAAGTGATGGAGATGTTGCCATTATGAAGAACAAGAACCTCTGCTATGCTGACAGCATGAACTGGCACAGCCTCTTTGCTACTCAGAGTCAGAAAACTAAAATcatacagaacagaaataaaaatgagtgtG CTGCTGAGAGGCACGTGTGTGACCCCTTGTGCTCGGATGTGGGCTGCTGGGGCCCAGGGCCCTTCCACTGCTTCTCCTGCAGGTTTTTTGGTCGCCAGAAGGAGTGTGTGAAACAGTGCAACATCCTGCAAGG ggagcCACGAGAGTTTGAAAGGGACTCCAAATGCCTCCCCTGCCACCCAGAGTGCCTGGTGCAGAACTCCACCGCTTACAACGCAACCTGCACTGGACCT GGCCCAGACCATTGCATGAAGTGTGCCCATTTTATAGATGGCCCCCACTGTGTGAAAACCTGCCCTGCAGGAGTGCTGGGTGAAAATGATACCCTCGTCTGGAAGTATGCAGACGCCAACTCTGTTTGCCAGCTCTGCCATCCAAACTGTACACGGGG gTGCAAAGGACCAGGTCTTGAAGGCTGTCCAAATGG CTCCAAAATCCCATCCATCGCAGCCGGCGTTGTCGGAGGGCTCCTCTGCCTGGTTGTAGTTGGCTTGGGCATCGGCCTGTACTTGCGGCGGCGCCACATCGTGAGGAAGCGGACCCTgcgcaggctgctgcaggagagggaG CTTGTTGAACCATTGACACCCAGTGGGGAGGCACCAAACCAGGCCCATCTGagaattttaaaggaaacagaatttaaaaaggTCAAAGTTTTAGGCTCTGGAGCTTTTGGCACTGTTTATAAG GGACTTTGGATCCCAGAAGGGGAAAAGGTTAAAATACCTGTTGCTATTAAAGAGTTGAGAGAGGCTACATCACCAAAAGCCAACAAGGAAATACTTGAT GAAGCTTATGTGATGGCTAGTGTTGACAATCCTCATGTGTGCCGCCTGCTGGGAATCTGCCTGACTTCCACCGTGCAACTGATCACCCAGCTTATGCCTTACGGCTGCCTCCTCGATTACATCCGAGAGCACAAAGACAACATCGGCTCCCAGTACCTTCTCAACTGGTGTGTGCAAATTGCCAAG GGAATGAACTATTTGGAGGAACGTCGCCTAGTGCATCGTGACCTTGCTGCCAGAAACGTCCTTGTTAAGACTCCTCAGCATGTGAAAATCACGGACTTTGGGCTGGCAAAGCTGCTTGGTGCCGACGAGAAGGAGTATCACGCAGAGGGAGGCAAG GTTCCTATTAAATGGATGGCCTTGGAGTCAATTTTACACCGGATTTATACTCATCAAAGTGATGTCTGGAGTTATG GTGTAACAGTTTGGGAGCTGATGACATTCGGGTCCAAGCCCTACGATGGGATCCCTGCTAGTGAAATCTCCTCTGTCTTGGAGAAGGGCGAGCGTTTGCCCCAGCCTCCCATCTGCACCATCGATGTGTACATGATCATGGTCAAAT GCTGGATGATCGATGCAGACAGCCGACCCAAGTTCCGTGAGCTGATCGCGGAGTTCTCCAAAATGGCCCGTGACCCTCCACGCTATCTTGTTATACAG GGAGACGAAAGGATGCACTTGCCCAGCCCTACAGATTCCAAGTTTTATCGCACTctgatggaggaggaggacatggaAGACATTGTGGATGCAGATGAGTATCTCGTCCCACACCAGGGCTTCTTCAACAGTCCATCTACATCCCGGACTCCTCTCTTGAGTTCATTG agCGCTACTAGCAACAACTCTGCTACAACCTGCATCGACAGAAATGGG GGGCACCCAGTGAGGGAAGACAGCTTTGTCCAGAGGTACAGCTCAGATCCAACAGGCAACTTCTTGGAGGACAGCATAGATGATGGCTTTCTGCCTGCTCCAG AGTATGTAAACCAGTTGATGCCCAAGAAACCATCTACCGCAATGGTCCAGAATCCGATCTACAACAACATCTGCCTCACAGCAAACTCAAAGCTCCCCACGGACTCGAGCTACCAGAATTCCCACAGCACAGCCGTGGACAACCCCGAGTATCTCAACACCAACCAGTCTCCGCTGGCTAAAACAGTCTTTGAGAGCTCTCCTTACTGGATCCAGTCAGGTAACCACCAAATAAATCTGGACAATCCTGACTACCAGCAGGACTTCTTACCGAAGGAAACGAAACCTAACGGTCTCTTGAAAGTTCCTGCGGCAGAAAACCCAGAGTACTTGAGGGTAGCAGCACCAAAAAGTGAATACATTGAAGCTTCGGCATGA
- the EGFR gene encoding epidermal growth factor receptor isoform X1 has translation MGGRSPPGAAVLVLLLLLECVALCFAVEEKKVCQGTNNKLTQLGHVEDHFTSLQRMYNNCEVVLSNLEITYVEHNRDLSFLKTIQEVAGYVLIALNMVDVIPLENLQIIRGNVLYDNSFALAVLSNYHMNKTQGLRELPMKRLSEILNGGVKISNNPKLCNMDTVLWNDIIDTSRKPLTVLDFASNLSTCPKCHPNCTEDHCWGAGEQNCQTLTKVICAQQCSGRCRGKVPSDCCHNQCAAGCTGPRESDCLACRKFRDDATCKDTCPPLVLYNPTTYQMDVNPDGKYSFGATCVRECPHNYVVTDHGSCVRSCNTDTYEVEENGVRKCKKCDGLCSKVCNGIGIGELKGILSINATNIDSFKNCTKINGDVSILPVAFLGDAFTKTLPLDPKKLDVFKTVKEISGFLLIQAWPDNATDLYAFENLEIIRGRTKQHGQYSLAVVNLKIQSLGLRSLKEISDGDVAIMKNKNLCYADSMNWHSLFATQSQKTKIIQNRNKNECAAERHVCDPLCSDVGCWGPGPFHCFSCRFFGRQKECVKQCNILQGEPREFERDSKCLPCHPECLVQNSTAYNATCTGPGPDHCMKCAHFIDGPHCVKTCPAGVLGENDTLVWKYADANSVCQLCHPNCTRGCKGPGLEGCPNGSKIPSIAAGVVGGLLCLVVVGLGIGLYLRRRHIVRKRTLRRLLQERELVEPLTPSGEAPNQAHLRILKETEFKKVKVLGSGAFGTVYKGLWIPEGEKVKIPVAIKELREATSPKANKEILDEAYVMASVDNPHVCRLLGICLTSTVQLITQLMPYGCLLDYIREHKDNIGSQYLLNWCVQIAKGMNYLEERRLVHRDLAARNVLVKTPQHVKITDFGLAKLLGADEKEYHAEGGKVPIKWMALESILHRIYTHQSDVWSYGVTVWELMTFGSKPYDGIPASEISSVLEKGERLPQPPICTIDVYMIMVKCWMIDADSRPKFRELIAEFSKMARDPPRYLVIQGDERMHLPSPTDSKFYRTLMEEEDMEDIVDADEYLVPHQGFFNSPSTSRTPLLSSLSATSNNSATTCIDRNGQGHPVREDSFVQRYSSDPTGNFLEDSIDDGFLPAPEYVNQLMPKKPSTAMVQNPIYNNICLTANSKLPTDSSYQNSHSTAVDNPEYLNTNQSPLAKTVFESSPYWIQSGNHQINLDNPDYQQDFLPKETKPNGLLKVPAAENPEYLRVAAPKSEYIEASA, from the exons GAGGCAATGTGCTATACGACAATTCTTTTGCCCTGGCAGTTTTATCCAACTACCACATGAATAAAACCCAGGGACTTCGAGAGCTACCGATGAAACGGCTATCAG AAATTCTCAATGGAGGTGTTAAAATCAGCAACAACCCCAAACTGTGTAACATGGACACCGTCCTATGGAATGACATCATTGACACAAGCAGAAAGCCTCTCACAGTACTTGATTTTGCAAGCAACCTGTCTACTT GTCCAAAATGCCATCCGAACTGCACAGAGGACCACTGCTGGGGTGCTGGTGAACAGAACTGCCAGACAT TAACAAAAGTCATCTGTGCTCAGCAGTGCTCTGGCCGGTGCCGGGGAAAGGTGCCCAGTGACTGCTGCCACAACCAGTGTGCTGCAGGGTGCACAGGGCCTCGGGAGAGCGACTGCCTG GCATGCCGCAAGTTTCGGGATGATGCTACGTGCAAGGACACGTGTCCCCCGTTGGTCCTGTATAACCCCACCACCTATCAGATGGATGTCAACCCTGATGGAAAGTACAGCTTTGGAGCCACTTGTGTGAGGGAATGTCCAC ACAACTATGTGGTGACAGACCATGGCTCCTGCGTTCGTTCATGCAATACTGATACTTATGAAGTGGAAGAAAATGGTGTTCGGAAGTGTAAAAAGTGTGACGGGCTATGCAGCAAAG TGTGCAATGGCATCGGAATAGGTGAACTGAAAGGGATTCTCTCCATAAATGCCACAAACATTGATTCCTTCAAAAACTGTACAAAGATCAATGGGGATGTCAGCATTCTCCCAGTTGCGTTTCTAGG gGATGCCTTCACAAAGACACTGCCCCTTGACCCTAAGAAGCTCGATGTCTTCAAAACAGTCAAAGAAATATCAG gaTTTTTGTTGATTCAGGCGTGGCCTGATAACGCTACTGATCTctatgcttttgaaaatctggaGATTATCCGGGGCCGCACCAAGCAGCA TGGCCAGTATTCCCTTGCTGTTGTCAATTTGAAAATACAGTCCTTAGGGCTGCGCTCCCTCAAGGAAATAAGTGATGGAGATGTTGCCATTATGAAGAACAAGAACCTCTGCTATGCTGACAGCATGAACTGGCACAGCCTCTTTGCTACTCAGAGTCAGAAAACTAAAATcatacagaacagaaataaaaatgagtgtG CTGCTGAGAGGCACGTGTGTGACCCCTTGTGCTCGGATGTGGGCTGCTGGGGCCCAGGGCCCTTCCACTGCTTCTCCTGCAGGTTTTTTGGTCGCCAGAAGGAGTGTGTGAAACAGTGCAACATCCTGCAAGG ggagcCACGAGAGTTTGAAAGGGACTCCAAATGCCTCCCCTGCCACCCAGAGTGCCTGGTGCAGAACTCCACCGCTTACAACGCAACCTGCACTGGACCT GGCCCAGACCATTGCATGAAGTGTGCCCATTTTATAGATGGCCCCCACTGTGTGAAAACCTGCCCTGCAGGAGTGCTGGGTGAAAATGATACCCTCGTCTGGAAGTATGCAGACGCCAACTCTGTTTGCCAGCTCTGCCATCCAAACTGTACACGGGG gTGCAAAGGACCAGGTCTTGAAGGCTGTCCAAATGG CTCCAAAATCCCATCCATCGCAGCCGGCGTTGTCGGAGGGCTCCTCTGCCTGGTTGTAGTTGGCTTGGGCATCGGCCTGTACTTGCGGCGGCGCCACATCGTGAGGAAGCGGACCCTgcgcaggctgctgcaggagagggaG CTTGTTGAACCATTGACACCCAGTGGGGAGGCACCAAACCAGGCCCATCTGagaattttaaaggaaacagaatttaaaaaggTCAAAGTTTTAGGCTCTGGAGCTTTTGGCACTGTTTATAAG GGACTTTGGATCCCAGAAGGGGAAAAGGTTAAAATACCTGTTGCTATTAAAGAGTTGAGAGAGGCTACATCACCAAAAGCCAACAAGGAAATACTTGAT GAAGCTTATGTGATGGCTAGTGTTGACAATCCTCATGTGTGCCGCCTGCTGGGAATCTGCCTGACTTCCACCGTGCAACTGATCACCCAGCTTATGCCTTACGGCTGCCTCCTCGATTACATCCGAGAGCACAAAGACAACATCGGCTCCCAGTACCTTCTCAACTGGTGTGTGCAAATTGCCAAG GGAATGAACTATTTGGAGGAACGTCGCCTAGTGCATCGTGACCTTGCTGCCAGAAACGTCCTTGTTAAGACTCCTCAGCATGTGAAAATCACGGACTTTGGGCTGGCAAAGCTGCTTGGTGCCGACGAGAAGGAGTATCACGCAGAGGGAGGCAAG GTTCCTATTAAATGGATGGCCTTGGAGTCAATTTTACACCGGATTTATACTCATCAAAGTGATGTCTGGAGTTATG GTGTAACAGTTTGGGAGCTGATGACATTCGGGTCCAAGCCCTACGATGGGATCCCTGCTAGTGAAATCTCCTCTGTCTTGGAGAAGGGCGAGCGTTTGCCCCAGCCTCCCATCTGCACCATCGATGTGTACATGATCATGGTCAAAT GCTGGATGATCGATGCAGACAGCCGACCCAAGTTCCGTGAGCTGATCGCGGAGTTCTCCAAAATGGCCCGTGACCCTCCACGCTATCTTGTTATACAG GGAGACGAAAGGATGCACTTGCCCAGCCCTACAGATTCCAAGTTTTATCGCACTctgatggaggaggaggacatggaAGACATTGTGGATGCAGATGAGTATCTCGTCCCACACCAGGGCTTCTTCAACAGTCCATCTACATCCCGGACTCCTCTCTTGAGTTCATTG agCGCTACTAGCAACAACTCTGCTACAACCTGCATCGACAGAAATGGG CAGGGGCACCCAGTGAGGGAAGACAGCTTTGTCCAGAGGTACAGCTCAGATCCAACAGGCAACTTCTTGGAGGACAGCATAGATGATGGCTTTCTGCCTGCTCCAG AGTATGTAAACCAGTTGATGCCCAAGAAACCATCTACCGCAATGGTCCAGAATCCGATCTACAACAACATCTGCCTCACAGCAAACTCAAAGCTCCCCACGGACTCGAGCTACCAGAATTCCCACAGCACAGCCGTGGACAACCCCGAGTATCTCAACACCAACCAGTCTCCGCTGGCTAAAACAGTCTTTGAGAGCTCTCCTTACTGGATCCAGTCAGGTAACCACCAAATAAATCTGGACAATCCTGACTACCAGCAGGACTTCTTACCGAAGGAAACGAAACCTAACGGTCTCTTGAAAGTTCCTGCGGCAGAAAACCCAGAGTACTTGAGGGTAGCAGCACCAAAAAGTGAATACATTGAAGCTTCGGCATGA